Proteins encoded within one genomic window of Ranitomeya variabilis isolate aRanVar5 chromosome 4, aRanVar5.hap1, whole genome shotgun sequence:
- the LOC143767076 gene encoding uncharacterized protein LOC143767076, with product MVNLQYGSVDRINDHIHCMKSSFNDHVVDKERLTDSQLNADMEKECHAAPQCLMAEMHRETVSGAHHVNLELEEASQYPDTQELLTESQQLDAEVMAEWCQGNSTLAEDPHNNQPMYESFIDCTGSDDDLPAVTTSDDEACAVQPLCSFTEWDTWSPTFPTASTEETIIDLTGSDDETKDKENTSPGDNGTRTEEKYTIPSTSYSSPTQSLWRPTNLPYAPRKTARRQPFRTFFEKKEFEHWPPLGHLWNQSTHSKEVNPPTLSERKAASSSFHSRPKSRSVKSGNLNAGTSTSHDSETRAAGTSGAEYDTDYSTIKRPKRSYRQGRDV from the exons ATGGTTAATCTCCAGTACGGCAGTGTTGACCGCATAAACGATCATATTCACTGT ATGAAATCTAGTTTTAACGATCACGTCGTCGACAAAGAGCGGCTCACGGACAGCCAGCTAA acgCCGATATGGAAAAGGAATGCCACGCAGCTCCACAGTGTCTGATGGCTGAAATGCATCGTGAAACGGTCTCTGGGGCCCATCATGTTAATTTAGAGTTAGAGGAAGCATCGCAATACCCCGACACACAGGAGCTATTGACCGAATCGCAGCAATTGGACGCTGAAGTGATGGCTGAGTGGTGCCAGGGCAATTCCACGCTAGCCGAAGATCCTCATAATAACCAACCTATGTATG AGAGtttcatagactgtacaggctctgaCGATGACCTGCCGGCCGTCACCACCAGCGACGATGAAGCTTGTGCAGTACAGCCGCTATGTTCATTCACAGAATGGGATACCTGGAGCCCTACGTTCCCGACAGCCTCTACTGAAG AGACCATCATCGATTTGACAGGATCAGACGATGAAACAAAAGACAAAGAAAATACATCACCTGGCGACAACGGTACAAGAACCGAAGAAAAATATACAATACCGTCAACGTCTTATTCATCACCCACCCAATCACTCTGGAGACCTACCAACCTGCCGT ACGCGCCGAGAAAGACAGCGCGCAGACAACCCTTCAGAACTTTTTTTGAGAAAAAGGAATTTGAACACTGGCCGCCGCTGGGACATCTGTGGAATCAATCCACTCACAGTAAAGAAGTAAACCCTCCGACACTCTCAGAGCGAAAAGCCGCAAGCAGCTCATTTCATTCAAGGCCTAAAAGCAGATCTGTCAAAAGCGGAAATCTAAATGCAGGAACCTCGACATCCCACGATTCTGAAACACGCGCTGCAGGAACCTCAG GTGCAGAATACGATACAGACTACAGCACCATCAAGCGACCGAAGCGTAGCTATAGACAGGGTCGTGACGTATAA